The proteins below are encoded in one region of Streptomyces cyanogenus:
- a CDS encoding chitinase yields MDRAPGIPRPRGRRLAAWSAATALALSVAGLATAGPASAADVNNVKNAGFESGLANWTCTAGSGTTVTSPVHGGTAALKATPSGQDNARCTQSVAVKPNSTYTLSAWVEGGYSYLGVTGTGTTDVSTWTPDSSSWKQLSTTFTTGASTTSVTVYTHGWYGQAAYYADDVSVYGPDGGGGGDPAPTVPAAPSGLSVTGTTSSSVSLSWSAVSGATGYNVYRNGTKVTAVTGTSATITGLAAATSYSFQVTATNAAGESAKSATVTGTTTSGTGGGGGTLPKHAVTGYWQNFNNGATVQKLSDVPSSYDIIAVAFADAASTPGAVSFTLDSAGLGGYTVDQFKADIKAKQAAGRKVIVSVGGEKGSVSVNDAASAANFADSVYSLMQTYGFDGVDIDLENGLNATYMTQALRALSTKAGSSLIITMAPQTIDMQSTSNSYFQTALNVKDILTVVNMQYYNSGSMLGCDGKVYSQGTVDFLTALACIQLEGGLSPSQVGLGLPASTRAAGSGYVSPTVVDNALDCLTAGTNCGAFKPSKTYPALRGAMTWSTNWDATSGNAWSNPVGAHVHALP; encoded by the coding sequence GTGGACCGCGCACCAGGCATACCCAGACCCCGCGGACGGCGGCTCGCGGCATGGTCCGCCGCCACCGCCCTGGCCCTCTCGGTCGCGGGCCTCGCCACGGCCGGCCCCGCGTCCGCCGCGGACGTCAACAACGTGAAGAACGCGGGCTTCGAGTCGGGCCTGGCCAACTGGACGTGTACGGCAGGCAGCGGCACGACGGTCACCTCCCCGGTACACGGGGGCACCGCGGCCCTGAAGGCGACCCCGTCGGGCCAGGACAACGCCCGGTGCACCCAGTCGGTGGCGGTCAAGCCCAACTCGACGTACACGCTGAGCGCCTGGGTCGAGGGCGGCTACTCCTACCTGGGCGTGACCGGCACCGGCACGACGGACGTCTCGACGTGGACCCCCGACTCGTCGTCCTGGAAGCAGCTGTCGACGACCTTCACGACCGGCGCCTCGACGACCTCGGTCACGGTCTACACCCACGGCTGGTACGGCCAGGCGGCCTACTACGCCGACGACGTCTCGGTCTACGGCCCCGACGGCGGCGGAGGCGGCGACCCGGCCCCGACGGTCCCGGCGGCCCCGTCCGGCCTCTCCGTGACCGGTACGACCTCCTCCTCGGTCTCCCTGTCCTGGTCGGCGGTGTCGGGTGCGACGGGCTACAACGTCTACCGGAACGGCACCAAGGTCACGGCCGTGACGGGCACCTCGGCGACGATCACCGGCCTGGCCGCCGCCACGTCGTACTCCTTCCAGGTCACGGCGACCAACGCGGCGGGCGAGTCGGCGAAGTCCGCGACGGTGACCGGGACGACGACCTCCGGCACGGGCGGCGGAGGCGGGACACTCCCCAAGCACGCGGTGACCGGCTACTGGCAGAACTTCAACAACGGCGCCACGGTCCAGAAACTCTCGGACGTCCCGTCGTCCTACGACATCATCGCGGTGGCCTTCGCCGACGCGGCGTCGACCCCGGGAGCCGTCTCCTTCACCCTGGACTCCGCCGGTCTGGGCGGCTACACCGTCGACCAGTTCAAGGCGGACATCAAGGCCAAGCAGGCGGCCGGCAGGAAGGTCATCGTCTCGGTCGGCGGTGAGAAGGGCTCGGTGTCGGTCAACGACGCCGCATCGGCCGCGAACTTCGCCGACTCGGTCTACTCGCTGATGCAGACGTACGGCTTCGACGGCGTCGACATCGACCTGGAGAACGGCCTCAACGCGACCTACATGACCCAGGCCCTGCGCGCCCTGTCGACGAAGGCGGGCTCGTCCCTGATCATCACCATGGCCCCGCAGACGATCGACATGCAGTCGACGTCGAACTCCTACTTCCAGACGGCCCTGAACGTCAAGGACATCCTCACGGTCGTCAACATGCAGTACTACAACAGCGGTTCCATGCTGGGCTGCGACGGCAAGGTGTACAGCCAGGGCACGGTCGACTTCCTGACCGCCCTCGCCTGCATCCAGCTGGAGGGCGGCCTCTCCCCGTCCCAGGTCGGCCTGGGCCTGCCGGCCTCCACCCGCGCGGCGGGCAGCGGCTACGTCTCCCCCACCGTGGTCGACAACGCCCTGGACTGCCTGACGGCCGGCACGAACTGCGGCGCCTTCAAGCCGTCCAAGACCTACCCCGCCCTGCGCGGCGCGATGACCTGGTCCACGAACTGGGACGCGACGTCGGGCAACGCCTGGTCGAACCCGGTGGGAGCACACGTACACGCCCTGCCGTGA
- the cpaB gene encoding Flp pilus assembly protein CpaB, which yields MNSRQRRGVILLILSVLCALGAFAGVLSVIHDVNSKIGPEVAAYRVRSEVKPYTALTADQFEKVSMPERWLSGNAVTDLRQIRGKIAVTTLHPGALLQTDMIVDRPALQPGQQEVAIMIDAATGVAGKITPGSRVNVYATFEGKKQGDPDQSKIIVTNARVLDVGRITALEPDRDKNQQATEAVPITFALSTLDAQRITYAESFAQRVRLALVAPGSETSVPDKDRTYELATDK from the coding sequence ATGAACTCCCGTCAGCGCCGCGGCGTGATACTGCTGATCCTGTCGGTCCTGTGCGCGCTGGGCGCGTTCGCCGGCGTGCTCTCCGTCATCCACGACGTGAACTCCAAGATCGGGCCCGAGGTCGCCGCCTACCGGGTCAGGTCCGAGGTGAAGCCGTACACCGCGCTGACCGCGGACCAGTTCGAGAAGGTCTCGATGCCCGAGCGGTGGCTGTCCGGCAACGCCGTCACCGACCTCCGGCAGATCCGCGGCAAGATCGCCGTGACCACCCTGCACCCCGGCGCGCTGCTGCAGACCGACATGATCGTGGACCGGCCCGCCCTCCAGCCCGGCCAGCAGGAGGTCGCCATCATGATCGACGCGGCGACCGGCGTGGCCGGGAAGATCACCCCGGGTTCGCGGGTCAACGTCTATGCCACCTTCGAGGGGAAGAAGCAGGGCGATCCCGACCAGTCGAAGATCATCGTGACCAACGCCCGGGTCCTCGACGTCGGCCGGATCACCGCCCTGGAGCCCGACCGCGACAAGAACCAGCAGGCCACCGAGGCCGTCCCCATCACCTTCGCGCTGTCCACCCTCGACGCCCAGCGCATCACCTACGCCGAGTCCTTCGCCCAGCGCGTCCGGCTCGCGCTCGTGGCCCCCGGCAGCGAGACCAGCGTCCCCGACAAGGACCGCACCTACGAACTCGCGACGGACAAGTGA
- a CDS encoding AAA family ATPase, with amino-acid sequence MPTRILPAGADPDAVRSLTTLLSQLPDAEPQPPVTDSTQLVDTLARLAAESVEELPEVVVVHERIGPVPALELIREVALRFPAVGVILVTTDAGPGLFAAAMDSGARGLVALPLSYEELASRVQAVAQWSTGVRRHLGHGAEVLAGAGGTVVTVSGAKGGVGATLTAIQLALAAQASGRATALVDLDLQTGDIASYLDIQFRRSVADLAAITDVSPRVLADAVFRHDTGLALLLAPGEGERGEEVSDRAARQIVSALRSRYEVVVVDCGAQLSGAGAAVVEMADTALLVTTPDVIAVRGAKRTVRMWDRLQIRKAEETTVVVNRHSRGTEIQPALVQRITGTALARTAVPANFKELQGVVDAGRLHELDARSTVKQALWALAGELGLVRAPDEGASHRGGGRGPVGFRRRKE; translated from the coding sequence ATGCCCACCAGGATCCTCCCGGCCGGCGCGGACCCGGACGCCGTCCGCTCCCTCACCACCCTGCTCAGCCAGCTCCCCGACGCCGAACCGCAGCCCCCGGTCACCGACTCCACCCAGCTGGTCGACACCCTCGCCCGGCTCGCCGCCGAGTCGGTCGAGGAACTGCCCGAAGTCGTCGTCGTCCACGAACGCATCGGCCCGGTCCCGGCCCTGGAGCTGATCCGCGAGGTCGCCCTCCGCTTCCCGGCCGTCGGCGTCATCCTCGTTACCACCGACGCCGGCCCCGGCCTGTTCGCCGCCGCCATGGACTCCGGCGCCCGCGGCCTGGTCGCGCTCCCGCTGTCGTACGAGGAACTCGCCAGCCGCGTGCAGGCCGTCGCCCAGTGGTCGACGGGGGTACGACGGCACCTCGGGCACGGTGCCGAGGTGCTCGCCGGGGCCGGCGGCACCGTGGTCACGGTCAGCGGCGCCAAGGGAGGCGTGGGCGCGACCCTGACCGCGATCCAGCTGGCCCTCGCCGCCCAGGCCTCCGGCCGCGCCACCGCCCTGGTCGACCTGGACCTCCAGACCGGTGACATCGCCTCCTACCTGGACATCCAGTTCCGCCGGTCGGTGGCCGACCTGGCCGCCATCACCGACGTCTCGCCCCGCGTCCTCGCCGACGCCGTGTTCCGCCACGACACCGGGCTCGCCCTGCTGCTCGCGCCGGGCGAGGGCGAACGCGGCGAGGAGGTAAGCGACCGCGCCGCCCGCCAGATCGTCAGCGCGCTGCGCTCCCGCTACGAGGTGGTCGTGGTGGACTGCGGGGCCCAGCTGAGCGGTGCGGGTGCCGCCGTCGTGGAGATGGCCGACACCGCGCTGCTGGTCACCACCCCGGACGTCATCGCCGTACGCGGCGCCAAACGGACCGTACGGATGTGGGACCGGCTGCAGATCCGCAAGGCCGAGGAGACCACGGTGGTCGTCAACCGGCACTCGCGCGGTACGGAGATCCAGCCCGCGCTGGTGCAGCGCATCACCGGCACCGCGCTGGCGCGTACGGCCGTACCCGCCAACTTCAAGGAGCTGCAGGGTGTCGTGGACGCCGGGCGGCTGCACGAACTCGACGCCAGGAGCACGGTGAAGCAGGCGCTGTGGGCCCTCGCCGGGGAGCTGGGGCTGGTGCGGGCGCCGGACGAGGGAGCCTCCCACCGGGGCGGCGGCCGGGGGCCCGTGGGCTTCCGGCGGCGGAAGGAGTGA
- a CDS encoding pilus assembly protein, protein MRRPDGDRGQVSVELLGMTPLIVLTLVLMWQAVLTGYAFTLAGNAADEGVRAGTAAPPGERFGACEQAALKHLSGAWRGGASVEQCGGTGYVTADVAVKVPVLFPGFIDFPVTVHGHAGAVEEAKR, encoded by the coding sequence ATGAGAAGGCCGGATGGGGACCGGGGACAGGTCAGCGTCGAGTTGCTCGGCATGACGCCGCTGATCGTTCTGACACTGGTGCTGATGTGGCAGGCCGTACTCACGGGGTACGCCTTCACGCTCGCGGGGAATGCTGCCGACGAGGGCGTGCGGGCCGGCACGGCGGCACCGCCGGGGGAGCGGTTCGGGGCGTGCGAGCAGGCGGCGCTGAAGCATCTGTCGGGGGCGTGGCGAGGGGGTGCCAGCGTGGAACAGTGCGGCGGGACCGGTTATGTGACGGCCGACGTGGCCGTGAAGGTCCCCGTCCTCTTCCCCGGCTTCATCGACTTTCCCGTCACCGTGCACGGCCACGCCGGCGCCGTCGAGGAGGCGAAGCGCTGA
- a CDS encoding TadE/TadG family type IV pilus assembly protein, whose translation MPNRRRRDRGQVAVEYLGFIPVLLIVGLAGIQLGAVAYAAEQAGTAARAGARAASLKQSYAQACADAVSGGLSVSCSSAAEDGASVTVTATVRIPAIVWDLGTATKSATMPLDH comes from the coding sequence ATGCCGAACCGCCGCCGACGCGACCGGGGCCAAGTGGCCGTCGAGTACCTCGGGTTCATCCCCGTCCTGCTGATCGTCGGCCTGGCCGGCATCCAGCTCGGGGCCGTCGCCTACGCCGCCGAGCAGGCCGGTACGGCCGCCCGGGCGGGGGCGCGGGCCGCCTCCCTGAAGCAGTCGTACGCCCAGGCCTGCGCCGACGCGGTGAGCGGCGGACTGAGCGTGTCCTGCTCGTCCGCCGCGGAGGACGGCGCGTCGGTGACCGTCACCGCGACCGTCCGCATCCCCGCCATCGTCTGGGACCTCGGCACCGCCACCAAGTCCGCCACCATGCCGCTCGACCACTGA
- a CDS encoding CpaF family protein: MSLRARISTPEEHGSRGEDGHLVASYRAKLLEEIDLAEMSALAAAERRARLERVLGHIISREGPVLSTVERSQLIRRVVDEALGLGILEPLLEDASITEIMVNGPDAIFVERGGRVEQLPLRFVSADQLMQTIERIVSTVNRRVDESNPMVDARLPSGERVNVIIPPLSLTGPILTIRRFPRSFTLQELIGFGSLDEHMVYLLAGLVQAKFNIIVSGATGTGKTTLLNALSGLIPSHERIITIEDSAELQLQQTHVVRLESRPPNVEGKGQVTIRDLVRNSLRMRPDRIVVGEVRGGESLDMLQAMSTGHDGSLATVHANSAEDALTRLQTLASMSDVEVPFVALHDQINSAVDVIVQLTRFADGARRITEIALLDSHGGEPYRLATAARFEAQPMTPDGRVYGTFRHFPLPRRTADRLYMAGQPVPQAFGVARSADQLATREAR, from the coding sequence ATGAGCCTGCGGGCACGCATCAGCACTCCGGAGGAACACGGCAGCCGGGGCGAGGACGGGCACCTGGTCGCCTCCTACCGGGCGAAACTGCTGGAGGAGATCGACCTCGCGGAGATGAGCGCGCTGGCCGCCGCCGAGCGCCGGGCCCGGCTGGAACGGGTGCTCGGGCACATCATCAGCCGCGAGGGCCCGGTGCTGTCGACGGTCGAGCGGTCCCAGCTGATCCGCCGGGTCGTGGACGAGGCGCTGGGCCTCGGCATCCTGGAGCCGCTGCTGGAGGACGCGTCCATCACCGAGATCATGGTCAACGGGCCCGACGCGATCTTCGTCGAACGCGGCGGCCGGGTCGAGCAACTCCCGCTCCGGTTCGTCTCCGCCGACCAGCTGATGCAGACCATCGAACGGATCGTGTCGACGGTCAACCGCCGCGTGGACGAGTCGAACCCCATGGTGGACGCCCGCCTGCCCTCCGGGGAACGCGTCAACGTCATCATCCCGCCGCTGTCCCTGACCGGTCCGATCCTCACCATCCGCCGCTTCCCGCGCTCCTTCACCCTCCAGGAACTGATCGGCTTCGGCTCGCTGGACGAGCACATGGTGTACCTGCTGGCCGGCCTGGTGCAGGCCAAGTTCAACATCATCGTCTCCGGCGCGACCGGCACCGGGAAGACGACCCTGCTCAACGCACTCTCCGGGCTGATCCCCTCCCACGAGCGCATCATCACCATCGAGGACTCCGCCGAACTCCAGCTCCAGCAGACCCACGTGGTCCGCCTGGAGTCCCGCCCGCCGAACGTGGAGGGCAAGGGCCAGGTCACCATCCGCGACCTGGTGCGCAACTCCCTGCGCATGCGGCCCGACCGGATCGTGGTCGGCGAGGTCCGCGGCGGCGAGTCCCTCGACATGCTCCAGGCGATGTCCACCGGTCACGACGGCTCCCTGGCGACCGTGCACGCGAACAGCGCCGAGGACGCGCTGACGAGGTTGCAGACCCTCGCCTCCATGTCCGACGTCGAGGTCCCCTTCGTCGCCCTGCACGACCAGATCAACAGCGCCGTCGACGTCATCGTCCAGCTCACCCGGTTCGCCGACGGCGCCCGCCGCATCACCGAGATCGCCCTGCTCGACAGCCACGGCGGGGAGCCGTACCGGCTGGCGACCGCCGCCCGGTTCGAGGCGCAGCCCATGACCCCCGACGGCCGCGTGTACGGCACCTTCCGCCACTTCCCGCTGCCCCGCCGCACCGCCGACCGCCTCTACATGGCGGGCCAGCCCGTCCCGCAGGCCTTCGGCGTCGCCCGCTCCGCCGACCAGCTAGCCACCCGAGAAGCCAGGTAG
- a CDS encoding type II secretion system F family protein, translated as MELHTLVQLTTGVTLLTCVLAVAGVHAYASGRARRAALVDRLAHTGPPPATGRRRRFRDLDRRLRRTRIGRRLERRLAATGLDVTPGEFFAAMLATVAALWLAGQATLAPFFGPLAGLLGIGAAVQFLNWQRQKRIERFINQLPELARILANATQAGLALRTAIGMAAEELEAPAGEELAKVADQLAVGHSLDDALGELADRLPSRELVVLVTTLVLSNRAGGQVVSALRNLTETLEERKETRREIRTQLSQVTMTSYAVPVLGIGALFLMNGVKDGALDRMTGSPVGQACVIVAFAMYTVGFVLIRRMSRIDV; from the coding sequence ATGGAACTGCACACCCTCGTCCAGCTCACCACCGGAGTGACGCTGCTGACCTGCGTCCTGGCGGTGGCCGGCGTGCACGCCTACGCCTCCGGGCGGGCCCGGCGCGCCGCCCTCGTGGACCGGCTCGCGCACACCGGCCCGCCGCCCGCGACCGGCCGCCGGCGCCGCTTCCGCGACCTGGACCGGCGACTGCGCCGCACCCGCATCGGCCGCCGGCTGGAACGGCGCCTCGCGGCGACCGGCCTGGACGTCACGCCGGGGGAGTTCTTCGCCGCCATGCTCGCCACGGTCGCCGCGCTCTGGCTGGCCGGCCAGGCCACCCTGGCCCCCTTCTTCGGCCCGCTCGCCGGACTCCTCGGCATCGGGGCGGCGGTGCAGTTCCTCAACTGGCAGCGCCAGAAGCGCATCGAACGCTTCATCAACCAGCTCCCGGAACTGGCCCGCATCCTGGCCAACGCCACCCAGGCCGGCCTCGCCCTGCGCACGGCGATCGGCATGGCGGCGGAGGAACTGGAGGCCCCGGCCGGTGAGGAACTCGCCAAGGTCGCCGACCAGCTGGCCGTCGGCCACTCCCTCGACGACGCACTCGGCGAACTCGCCGACCGCCTCCCCTCCCGCGAACTCGTCGTCCTCGTCACGACCTTGGTGCTGTCCAACCGCGCGGGCGGCCAGGTGGTCTCGGCGCTGCGCAATCTGACCGAGACCCTGGAGGAACGCAAGGAGACCCGGCGCGAGATCCGCACCCAGCTCTCCCAGGTGACCATGACCTCGTACGCCGTGCCCGTCCTCGGCATCGGCGCGTTGTTCCTGATGAACGGCGTCAAGGACGGCGCGCTGGACCGCATGACGGGCTCACCGGTCGGCCAGGCCTGCGTGATCGTCGCGTTCGCCATGTACACCGTCGGCTTCGTCCTCATCCGCCGCATGAGCCGGATCGACGTGTGA
- a CDS encoding DUF5936 domain-containing protein, which yields MAFLLALLMGLGVWGAFHGIRMYRADARLPGDLAVALEVGATRTGAVGSVIDRIGMRYAPAVLRLMGPRLVASYRRRIDLAGNPGGLTIDRYAARRAVYGALGAVGFLVFLLRGQWFVALLLLLFGAFWTEVGIWAAIRVRKDVIERTLPDFLDVLAVVVSAGLGFRQALDRVASRYEGPWADELRITLRQMDLGMSRRQAFAELRRRNDSEQVAMFVTALQQGEELGAPIVDTLVSLARDMRRTDAQNARRKAARAVPKATLLITTFMVPATMLLLGAGLLLGSGVDFGSLTGE from the coding sequence ATGGCATTCCTGCTCGCCCTGCTGATGGGCCTCGGCGTCTGGGGCGCCTTCCACGGCATCCGCATGTACCGCGCCGACGCCCGGCTCCCCGGCGACCTCGCCGTCGCCCTGGAGGTCGGCGCCACCCGCACCGGCGCGGTCGGCTCCGTCATCGACCGCATCGGCATGCGCTACGCACCGGCCGTCCTGCGTCTGATGGGCCCGCGCCTGGTGGCCAGCTACCGCCGCCGGATCGACCTGGCGGGCAACCCCGGCGGCCTGACCATCGACCGTTACGCGGCCCGCCGCGCGGTCTACGGCGCCCTGGGCGCCGTCGGCTTCCTGGTGTTCCTGCTCCGCGGCCAGTGGTTCGTGGCCCTGCTGCTGCTCCTGTTCGGCGCGTTCTGGACGGAGGTGGGCATCTGGGCGGCGATCCGGGTCCGCAAGGACGTCATCGAACGCACCCTGCCGGACTTCCTCGACGTACTGGCCGTGGTGGTCAGCGCGGGCCTCGGCTTCCGCCAGGCCCTGGACCGGGTGGCCTCCCGCTACGAGGGCCCGTGGGCCGACGAACTGCGCATCACCCTGCGCCAGATGGACCTCGGCATGAGCCGCCGCCAGGCCTTCGCGGAGCTGAGGAGGAGGAACGACTCGGAACAGGTGGCGATGTTCGTGACGGCCCTCCAGCAGGGCGAGGAACTGGGCGCGCCGATCGTGGACACCCTGGTCTCCCTGGCCAGGGACATGCGCCGCACCGACGCCCAGAACGCCCGCCGCAAGGCCGCGCGCGCGGTGCCGAAGGCCACGCTGCTGATCACCACCTTCATGGTCCCGGCGACGATGCTCCTGCTGGGCGCGGGCCTGCTGCTGGGCTCCGGGGTGGACTTCGGCTCGCTGACGGGGGAGTGA
- a CDS encoding sensor histidine kinase: MTVTALTGKGGRRGARVRLGGWLRAAGRRDGVQREETERRERRDGAGGGRAGGEAGRAGTESPPDVPDVTAPLAEPSEKLQIRALQAMCRQVFGFRLAMIVLSAPAALLNAAPGLGARLVGAAVVVTFMVSYVLFRDWERFGPLLLRHPSLLAADTLFGSFLLISAGPDTTLAYVSVCTPLLAGLVYSWRGAACFASLQSLILLLVHATLKADQHAPVAESLLLPGLCVIAGAMGSTLRNLMLRFGAATQALTTVQARLAAAEAVSAERARLAREMHDSVAKTLYGVALAADGLATTASATAPDPARIREQAELVSRSARRAAAESRELLTDLRRDQPDAPEQPPFWQELSCRAADFTRRTGLRVNTDVPVSSLPPLPPASARHVLAIATEALENAHRHASATRVDVRAAVDGHLLRLTIHDDGTGLPPGTSLEKLRDRGHFGLLGMVERAAQAGARIRIGKGGHERGTEVRLDIPLPVPDH, from the coding sequence GTGACGGTGACGGCGCTGACGGGAAAGGGGGGACGGAGGGGAGCCCGCGTGCGTCTCGGGGGGTGGCTGCGGGCGGCGGGACGAAGAGACGGAGTGCAGAGGGAAGAGACGGAGCGGAGGGAAAGGAGGGACGGGGCCGGAGGCGGAAGGGCCGGTGGTGAGGCGGGCCGTGCCGGGACGGAGAGCCCGCCGGACGTCCCGGACGTGACCGCCCCGTTGGCCGAGCCCTCCGAGAAGCTCCAGATCCGGGCCCTGCAGGCGATGTGCCGGCAGGTCTTCGGCTTCCGTCTGGCGATGATCGTCCTGTCGGCCCCCGCGGCCCTGCTCAACGCGGCCCCCGGCCTGGGCGCCCGCCTGGTCGGCGCGGCCGTGGTCGTCACCTTCATGGTGTCCTACGTCCTCTTCCGCGACTGGGAACGCTTCGGACCCCTCCTCCTGCGCCACCCCAGCCTGCTGGCCGCCGACACCCTCTTCGGCTCCTTCCTGCTGATCTCGGCGGGCCCGGACACCACCCTGGCCTACGTCAGCGTGTGCACCCCGCTCCTGGCCGGCCTGGTCTACAGCTGGCGCGGCGCCGCCTGCTTCGCCTCCCTCCAGTCCCTGATCCTCCTCCTGGTCCACGCCACGCTGAAGGCCGACCAGCACGCGCCGGTGGCCGAGTCCCTGCTCCTGCCGGGCCTGTGCGTCATCGCCGGCGCCATGGGCTCGACCCTGCGCAACCTGATGCTCCGCTTCGGCGCCGCGACCCAGGCCCTGACGACGGTCCAGGCCCGCCTCGCGGCGGCGGAGGCGGTGAGCGCGGAACGTGCCCGGCTGGCCCGCGAGATGCACGACTCCGTGGCCAAGACCCTGTACGGCGTGGCCCTGGCGGCGGACGGCCTGGCCACCACGGCCTCGGCCACTGCCCCCGACCCGGCCCGCATCAGGGAACAGGCCGAACTGGTCTCCCGCTCGGCGCGCAGGGCGGCGGCGGAGTCCCGGGAACTGCTGACCGACCTACGACGGGACCAGCCGGACGCGCCGGAACAGCCCCCGTTCTGGCAGGAACTGTCCTGCCGCGCGGCGGACTTCACGAGGCGCACGGGCCTGCGGGTGAACACGGACGTCCCCGTATCCTCCCTCCCGCCGCTGCCGCCCGCCTCGGCCCGCCACGTCCTCGCCATCGCCACCGAGGCGCTGGAGAACGCCCACCGGCACGCCTCCGCCACCCGTGTGGACGTACGGGCGGCCGTCGACGGCCACCTGCTGCGCCTGACGATCCACGACGACGGCACCGGCCTCCCACCCGGCACGAGCCTCGAAAAACTCCGCGACCGCGGTCACTTCGGCCTGCTCGGCATGGTGGAACGGGCCGCGCAGGCCGGCGCCCGTATCCGCATCGGGAAGGGCGGACACGAACGGGGCACGGAGGTACGCCTGGACATCCCGCTGCCGGTCCCTGACCACTGA
- a CDS encoding response regulator, producing the protein MRPAMPPHAPDPPGASHGAAPRPEFPPPAPAPPPLRLLVADDNPVVRAGLTALLSGRADTTVVAEARDGREAYEAAVRHRPDVILLDVRMPGVDGISALPHLVGLAPVMMLTYSHETETVREALRLGAGGYLVHGEFTTEQLVRAVRDVREGRPHVTPGAARALLHDLRSSAPAHTPVQPPVFSADSTPPPLSHVQPSMGHSFRSRFRLSTREAEIMDLIASGMTNQQIAAACFISEKTVKNHINRIFAKLHTTTRSQATAKWLGVA; encoded by the coding sequence ATGCGCCCGGCAATGCCACCCCATGCACCGGATCCACCAGGAGCGTCACACGGTGCCGCCCCCCGACCCGAGTTCCCGCCGCCGGCGCCCGCGCCCCCGCCGTTGCGGCTGCTGGTCGCCGACGACAACCCCGTGGTCCGCGCCGGTCTGACCGCCCTGCTGTCGGGCCGTGCGGACACCACGGTCGTGGCGGAGGCGCGGGACGGCCGCGAGGCGTACGAGGCGGCGGTCCGGCACCGGCCCGATGTCATCCTCCTCGACGTCCGCATGCCCGGGGTCGACGGAATCTCCGCGTTGCCCCACCTGGTGGGGCTGGCCCCCGTCATGATGCTCACCTACAGCCACGAGACGGAGACCGTGCGGGAGGCGCTGCGGCTGGGAGCGGGGGGATATCTGGTGCACGGCGAGTTCACGACGGAGCAGTTGGTGCGGGCGGTGCGGGATGTCCGGGAGGGGCGGCCGCATGTGACCCCCGGGGCGGCGAGGGCGTTGCTGCACGACTTACGCAGCAGTGCACCTGCACACACCCCTGTCCAACCCCCCGTCTTTTCGGCGGATTCCACCCCTCCCCCACTTTCGCATGTGCAACCATCTATGGGACATTCGTTCCGGTCACGGTTCCGGCTGAGTACGAGGGAGGCGGAGATCATGGACCTCATCGCGTCCGGCATGACCAACCAGCAGATCGCCGCCGCCTGCTTCATCAGCGAGAAGACGGTCAAGAACCACATCAACCGCATCTTCGCCAAGCTCCACACCACGACGAGGTCCCAGGCGACGGCCAAGTGGCTGGGGGTGGCCTGA
- a CDS encoding pilus assembly protein TadG-related protein: MRRRANGDSGQAFPIYITVVAGLLFLAFAYLAVGQAAVNRGGAQTAADAAVLAAAQNGRKQLADAWAAALLEPAKWRDIFEGNVPVDNPCARAEQLATQNDATLNGCNWQLLRYTVEIKTNKPVGDSVVPGTEDVHSTASATAVIEPRCSFPDEPGGDDELPELTCGGKPWKLDPDDEATLPAPEDLFDVHLAAG; encoded by the coding sequence ATCCGCCGCCGCGCAAACGGCGACTCCGGGCAGGCCTTCCCCATCTACATCACGGTGGTGGCGGGCCTGCTCTTTCTTGCGTTCGCCTACCTTGCGGTAGGTCAGGCCGCAGTGAACCGGGGCGGTGCGCAGACGGCTGCCGACGCAGCGGTGCTGGCCGCGGCTCAGAACGGGCGCAAGCAGCTTGCGGACGCATGGGCCGCCGCTCTGCTCGAACCGGCCAAGTGGCGGGACATCTTCGAGGGCAACGTGCCTGTCGACAACCCGTGCGCGCGTGCGGAGCAACTCGCGACGCAGAACGACGCCACGCTGAATGGCTGCAATTGGCAGCTTCTCCGGTACACGGTCGAGATCAAGACGAACAAGCCGGTAGGGGATTCCGTAGTCCCGGGGACGGAGGACGTCCACTCGACGGCTTCCGCCACGGCCGTGATCGAACCGCGCTGCTCGTTCCCTGACGAGCCCGGTGGGGACGATGAATTGCCCGAACTCACCTGTGGCGGCAAGCCGTGGAAGCTGGACCCGGATGACGAAGCGACTCTCCCCGCGCCCGAGGACCTCTTCGATGTTCACCTGGCCGCCGGCTGA